Proteins from a single region of Peromyscus eremicus chromosome 9, PerEre_H2_v1, whole genome shotgun sequence:
- the LOC131920077 gene encoding olfactory receptor 4N5 translates to METNNSSVVTEFILLGLTQSQDTQLLVFALLSVFYVIILPGNFLIIFTIRSDPGLTAPLYFFLGNLAFLDASYSFIVAPRMLVDFFCEKKVISYKGCITQLFFLHFLGAGEMFLLVVMAFDRYIAICRPLYYSTLMNPRVCYVLLLALWLGGFAHSIVQVALIVNLPFCGPNQLDNFFCDVPQVIKLACTDTFAVELLMVSNSGLLSLLCFLGLLSSYAVILYHVKGHSSEGKSKAISTCTTHIIIVFLMFGPAIFIYTRPFRALQADKVVSLFHTVIFPLMNPVIYTLRNQEVKSSMRKLLNQYVVC, encoded by the coding sequence ATGGAGACCAATAACAGCTCAGTAGTAACAGAATTCATCCTCCTTGGCCTGACTCAATCTCAAGATACTCAACTCCTGGTCTTTGCACTACTTTCAGTTTTCTACGTAATAATTCTTCCTGGAAATTTTCTTATCATTTTCACCATTAGATCGGACCCTGGACTCACAGCTCCACTTTATTTCTTCCTGGGAAACTTGGCCTTCCTGGATGCCTCCTACTCTTTCATTGTAGCTCCCAGGATGCTTGTGGATTTCTTCTGTGAGAAAAAAGtcatttcttacaaaggctgcaTCACTCAGCTATTTTTTTTGCACTTTCTTGGAGCGGGAGAAATGTTCCTTCTTGTTGTAATGGCTTTTGATCGTTATATCGCTATATGTCGTCCTTTGTACTACTCCACTCTCATGAACCCTAGAGTCTGTTATGTGTTATTGTTGGCTCTGTGGCTTGGGGGTTTTGCTCATTCCATTGTACAAGTGGCTCTTATCGTGAACTTGCCCTTTTGTGGCCCAAACCAGCTGGATAACTTTTTCTGCGATGTTCCACAGGTCATTAAGCTAGCCTGCACTGATACCTTTGCAGTAGAGCTCCTGATGGTCTCTAACAGTGGTCTGCTCAGCCTCTTATGCTTTCTGGGTCTCCTGTCATCCTATGCTGTCATCCTCTACCATGTCAAAGGACACTCTTCTGAAGGGAAGAGCAAAGCTATCTCTACATGCACCACCCACATTATCATCGTGTTTCTCATGTTTGGGCCTGCCATTTTTATCTACACCCGCCCCTTCCGGGCTCTCCAAGCTGACAAAGTTGTTTCTCTCTTCCACACAgtcatttttcctttgatgaatccTGTGATCTATACACTTCGCAACCAGGAAGTGAAGTCTTCTATGAGGAAGTTATTAAATCAGTATGTGGTCTGCTGA